In Aerosakkonema funiforme FACHB-1375, the following are encoded in one genomic region:
- a CDS encoding tetratricopeptide repeat-containing S1 family peptidase — translation MMNFSYRLPVAIFGAAATIVMVQTQAVKAKSADEVNSIAKEITVLIREPNGNTLGSGVIIGTENNTYYVVTAGHVVPDEVEYEVVTSDGKAHPVTPGKFIRPVQYDLVILEFSSNDIYRVATLIDYDLSTKIWSNGIYVFVSGYLKGNNSQSSYLFTPGVMFDTDTASELAQEPFSGGYELLYSNITMPGVSGGPVLDTDGRVIGIHGRVDGRDDVQLGYSLGIPINKILRLLPPSNRLRIESSFPSQLNQQEVSSIQSLFNKVEVVAGGSNAGEWVNRGNQLIRLGRYEEAIACFEKAIQIQPNSYQAWYAKGWGLYRNGKYQQAIPVLEKATQLQPSFYPAWFWLGFAQSNLGKYQEAVKSYDKAIQIEPKLYQAWAAKGSALTALQKYEEALACYDTVVQSEMKPNYHIAWLNRGYIFGLMAQKEETNKSFDKSIQRYQESLESSDKALEIRRDNSTVWHHRSWVLNQVSQYNDYIYREKIIEGLSHLRYYASSEQQQKIQTEVNRLQQYRDFQEKKKFIQESWEKHTSMILEESVASLDEALKFKQDDPSIWYKKGWALTQLKRYDKAFESLDKAVKLKPDDVISWYWRGRALENLKRYEEAVFSYNKIIELKPASYGDTWHYRGWVLFQLQKYKEAIASFDEHLKINKNASNAWYLRGWAFYKLEEYQKALDSFDKAIAIYSKSADYWHYRGVVLHYLKRYDEAIESYKKVLEIDPNYELAKKNIDIARKARGQSQENIFRNILRLAPLLNFL, via the coding sequence ATGATGAATTTCTCCTATAGGCTTCCGGTAGCTATTTTCGGTGCAGCAGCAACCATTGTAATGGTTCAAACTCAAGCTGTAAAGGCAAAAAGCGCTGATGAAGTTAATAGTATTGCAAAAGAAATAACTGTTTTAATTCGTGAACCTAATGGCAATACTCTTGGTTCCGGCGTAATTATTGGCACAGAAAATAATACCTACTACGTCGTCACAGCTGGTCATGTCGTACCCGATGAAGTTGAATATGAAGTTGTTACTTCTGATGGTAAGGCACACCCAGTCACTCCCGGTAAGTTTATCCGACCAGTTCAATATGACTTAGTTATATTAGAGTTTTCTAGTAACGATATCTACAGGGTGGCAACGCTGATTGATTATGACTTATCAACCAAAATATGGTCAAATGGTATTTATGTTTTTGTTTCTGGATACCTAAAAGGAAATAACTCACAGTCTTCATATTTGTTTACACCTGGGGTTATGTTTGATACGGATACTGCATCCGAGCTTGCTCAAGAACCTTTTTCTGGTGGCTATGAACTTCTCTATAGTAATATAACCATGCCAGGAGTAAGTGGTGGGCCTGTATTGGATACTGATGGACGAGTAATCGGTATTCACGGAAGAGTAGATGGTCGGGACGATGTTCAGCTAGGTTACAGTTTAGGGATTCCAATCAACAAAATTTTGCGTTTGTTACCACCTTCAAATAGATTAAGGATAGAAAGCTCTTTTCCATCTCAACTAAATCAGCAAGAAGTTAGCTCAATTCAATCTTTATTTAACAAAGTAGAAGTAGTTGCAGGTGGTTCCAATGCTGGGGAATGGGTGAATCGTGGCAACCAATTGATAAGATTAGGACGCTACGAAGAAGCAATTGCTTGCTTTGAGAAAGCTATCCAAATCCAGCCTAATTCCTATCAAGCATGGTATGCAAAAGGCTGGGGATTATATCGGAATGGTAAGTATCAGCAAGCTATTCCAGTTTTGGAAAAAGCAACGCAATTGCAGCCCTCTTTTTATCCAGCTTGGTTTTGGCTAGGTTTTGCTCAGTCTAATCTTGGCAAATACCAAGAAGCAGTAAAATCTTATGACAAAGCGATTCAAATTGAGCCTAAGCTTTATCAAGCTTGGGCTGCAAAAGGCTCTGCTTTAACAGCTTTGCAAAAATATGAAGAAGCACTTGCTTGCTATGACACAGTAGTTCAATCCGAAATGAAGCCCAACTACCATATAGCTTGGCTTAATAGAGGTTATATTTTCGGTTTAATGGCCCAGAAAGAAGAGACGAATAAATCATTCGATAAATCTATTCAAAGGTATCAAGAATCCCTTGAATCATCCGACAAAGCTCTTGAAATTAGGCGTGATAACTCTACAGTGTGGCATCATCGAAGCTGGGTACTCAATCAGGTGTCACAGTATAACGATTATATATATAGAGAAAAGATTATCGAAGGACTAAGCCATTTACGTTACTACGCTAGCTCAGAGCAGCAACAAAAAATTCAAACTGAAGTAAACCGCTTACAACAGTACAGGGATTTCCAAGAGAAGAAAAAATTTATTCAAGAATCCTGGGAAAAACATACATCAATGATTCTCGAAGAATCTGTTGCATCCCTGGATGAAGCTTTGAAATTTAAGCAAGATGATCCGAGTATTTGGTATAAAAAAGGTTGGGCGCTTACTCAATTGAAGCGATACGATAAAGCTTTTGAGTCCTTAGATAAGGCTGTGAAACTTAAGCCAGATGATGTTATATCTTGGTATTGGCGAGGCAGAGCTTTAGAGAATTTAAAGCGATACGAAGAAGCTGTTTTTTCTTACAATAAAATAATTGAACTTAAACCAGCTTCTTACGGTGACACTTGGCATTATCGAGGTTGGGTACTCTTTCAATTACAAAAGTATAAAGAAGCTATTGCTTCATTCGATGAACATCTAAAAATTAACAAAAACGCTTCTAATGCTTGGTATTTGCGAGGTTGGGCATTTTATAAATTAGAAGAGTATCAAAAAGCGCTTGATTCATTTGATAAAGCTATTGCAATTTACTCTAAAAGCGCTGACTATTGGCATTACCGAGGCGTAGTGCTACATTACCTAAAAAGATACGATGAGGCAATTGAATCTTATAAAAAAGTTCTTGAAATTGATCCTAACTACGAGTTAGCTAAAAAGAATATAGACATAGCAAGGAAAGCAAGAGGTCAATCTCAAGAAAATATTTTCAGAAATATTCTCCGTCTTGCCCCCTTGCTTAATTTTTTATAA
- a CDS encoding XisI protein, with the protein MDKLNHYRNLIKQVLTEYDNLSNQSSDRHSETCLVFDENHDHYLWLTVDWQGSKRLKYTHVHIRIKNDKIYIEEDWTEEGIATELMRLGVASSEIVLAFQPPDVRGFTDFAIA; encoded by the coding sequence ATGGATAAATTAAACCATTATCGCAATTTAATCAAGCAAGTTCTTACCGAATACGATAATTTGTCTAATCAATCGTCCGATCGACATTCTGAAACCTGCTTGGTGTTTGATGAAAACCACGATCATTATTTATGGCTAACAGTTGATTGGCAAGGAAGTAAACGACTGAAATATACTCACGTTCATATTAGAATCAAGAACGACAAGATTTATATAGAAGAAGATTGGACAGAGGAAGGAATAGCAACTGAATTAATGCGTTTGGGTGTTGCTAGCAGTGAAATTGTTTTGGCTTTTCAACCGCCAGATGTGCGAGGGTTTACAGACTTTGCTATTGCTTAG
- a CDS encoding S1 family peptidase, with protein sequence MAATADMNWRTLAWVVGIGSLAVALQVQTPDVSVSHRRIVPRLSPKQESTQLSVNQLYSLARLITVKVLLGDTWGSGILIRRQGSVYTVLTNQHVLTAGDSPYQIQTYDGRLYQANWIKSVNFEGRDLALLEFHSTDVEYKVASVGSSSTLSEGDEVVAAGFPFTIDRSKKIGFVFTTGQVFIVLDKDLNLGYQIGSTNDIQKGMSGGPLLNRWGEVVGINGMHKYPLWGDPYVFEDGSEPKPSLKKEMSNYSWAVPIETFIKLAPQFSQGYAARSNRHKDCQVYIVNNFLDVR encoded by the coding sequence ATGGCAGCTACAGCTGATATGAATTGGCGTACACTGGCATGGGTTGTTGGGATTGGTAGTTTAGCAGTGGCGCTGCAAGTACAAACACCTGATGTCAGTGTTTCCCATCGGCGGATTGTTCCCAGGCTTTCACCCAAGCAGGAATCAACGCAGTTATCAGTGAATCAACTCTATTCTTTAGCTAGGTTAATTACTGTCAAAGTTCTTTTAGGAGATACTTGGGGATCGGGAATTTTAATTCGGCGACAAGGTTCGGTTTACACAGTTTTAACTAATCAGCACGTCCTAACCGCAGGAGACTCACCATATCAAATTCAAACTTATGATGGTCGTCTCTATCAAGCGAATTGGATAAAGTCAGTTAACTTTGAGGGTCGTGATTTGGCTTTGTTGGAGTTCCACAGCACCGATGTTGAATACAAAGTTGCCTCTGTAGGATCTTCATCTACTTTGTCTGAGGGTGATGAAGTTGTTGCTGCTGGGTTTCCATTTACAATCGATCGGTCTAAGAAAATAGGCTTTGTCTTCACAACCGGGCAAGTCTTTATTGTACTAGATAAAGATTTGAATTTAGGATATCAAATTGGGTCTACTAATGATATTCAAAAGGGTATGAGTGGCGGGCCACTACTCAATCGTTGGGGTGAGGTTGTCGGTATTAATGGAATGCACAAGTATCCTCTTTGGGGAGATCCCTATGTGTTTGAAGATGGCTCGGAGCCTAAACCATCCTTAAAAAAGGAAATGAGCAATTACAGTTGGGCAGTGCCAATAGAAACATTTATAAAACTGGCTCCGCAATTTTCTCAGGGATACGCGGCGCGATCGAACAGGCATAAAGATTGCCAAGTTTATATAGTAAATAATTTTTTGGATGTCAGATGA
- a CDS encoding COP23 domain-containing protein has translation MKSKLFDRLLVTLMALGTIVPTSQPSYGQSGRDTYFCDTNNSPPTTIARTAGVNRPLITWQSTRSGLTPRQRCLEVSARFDNYSQKGQLRFIKVATLRRQPILCVASFKDGPCVGVLITLSNRAEAQRVQQRLMNSGVLATGAISQGSAQSIYIDLDKYLQTSSDDPLLEF, from the coding sequence ATGAAATCCAAATTATTCGACCGACTGCTAGTTACGCTTATGGCACTCGGTACGATTGTGCCTACCAGTCAACCTAGCTATGGTCAATCAGGGCGAGACACCTATTTCTGTGATACAAACAACAGTCCGCCCACAACAATTGCTCGCACGGCGGGAGTAAATCGCCCGTTAATTACCTGGCAATCAACTAGGTCAGGATTGACCCCAAGGCAACGTTGTCTAGAGGTATCAGCTAGATTCGATAATTACTCTCAAAAGGGTCAACTCAGGTTCATCAAAGTTGCAACTCTACGCCGTCAACCTATTTTGTGTGTTGCTAGCTTTAAAGATGGCCCTTGTGTGGGAGTATTGATTACTCTTAGTAATCGCGCTGAGGCTCAAAGAGTTCAACAGCGTCTAATGAATAGTGGTGTACTGGCTACAGGAGCGATTAGTCAGGGTTCAGCACAATCTATTTATATAGATCTGGATAAGTACCTGCAAACTTCATCTGACGATCCGCTGCTGGAATTTTGA
- the uvrA gene encoding excinuclease ABC subunit UvrA, whose amino-acid sequence MSQAADTKNGHLPTGVNLNNHNSIRIRGARQHNLKNIDLELPRDRLIVFTGVSGSGKSSLAFDTIFAEGQRRYVESLSAYARQFLGQLDKPDVDAIEGLSPAISIDQKSTSHNPRSTVGTVTEIYDYLRLLFGRAGEPHCPHCDRSIAPQTIDEMCDRILELPDGTRFQILAPVVRGKKGTHRKLLSSLVSEGFVRVRVNGEVRQLDENIELDKNHTHNIDIVVDRLIKKPDIQERLVDSLSTCLRHSQGIAVIEVLNNTSNKVSASRKDSTYIIKDGENAVNSYAELPPELIFSENFACPEHGAVMEELSPRLFSFNSPYGACPNCHGLGSLRTFSPDLVVPDPKAQVVAAIAPWAEKEGSYYTELLYSVGKAHGFELHTPWQQLTAEQQQVILYGSDQPIWMHDRKDYRKYAGVIFMLQRYYDESASELQKQKLEQYLVDRPCEVCQGKRLKPEALSVRLGQYRILDLTGVSIAECKERINDLKLSDRQAQIGDLVLREIKARLQFLLDVGLDYLSLDRPAMTLSGGEAQRIRLATQIGSGLTGVLYVLDEPSIGLHQRDNGRLLKTLTKLRDLGNTLIVVEHDEETIRAADHLVDIGPKAGIHGGEIVAQGNLETLLAAEDSLTGAYLSGMRVIETPAERRKGNGRSLILKNCHRNNLKYIDVEVPLGKLVCVTGVSGSGKSTLINELLYPALQHHLTRKVPFPKELDTVKGLDEIDKAIVIDQSPIGRTPRSNPATYTGVFDVIRDIFSQTIEAKARGYKPGQFSFNVKGGRCEACGGQGVNVIEMNFLPDVYVQCEVCKGDRYNRETLQVKYKGKSIADVLNMTIEEALEVFQNIPKAVTRLQTLVDVGLGYIRLGQPAPTLSGGEAQRVKLATELSRRATGKTLYLIDEPTTGLSFYDVHKLLDVLQRLVDKGNSILVIEHNLDVIRCADWVIDLGPEGGDKGGETIAVGTPEEVAECDRSYTGVYLRQVLLQHPSKVTA is encoded by the coding sequence ATGTCCCAAGCTGCCGACACCAAAAACGGTCATCTTCCCACAGGGGTAAATCTGAATAATCACAATTCGATTCGCATTCGGGGTGCGAGGCAGCATAACCTGAAGAATATCGATTTGGAGTTGCCTCGCGATCGCCTCATTGTCTTCACTGGTGTTTCCGGTTCTGGCAAGTCTTCTCTGGCTTTCGATACAATATTCGCGGAAGGGCAGCGTCGCTACGTGGAATCCCTCAGCGCCTACGCGAGACAATTTCTGGGACAATTGGATAAGCCGGATGTGGATGCGATCGAAGGTCTCAGTCCAGCAATCTCGATCGACCAAAAATCGACTTCCCACAATCCGCGTTCGACGGTGGGAACGGTGACGGAAATTTACGATTATCTCAGATTGCTGTTCGGACGCGCTGGCGAACCTCACTGTCCGCATTGCGATCGCTCCATTGCGCCTCAGACGATCGACGAGATGTGCGATCGCATTCTGGAACTTCCCGACGGTACGCGCTTCCAAATCCTAGCACCTGTCGTGCGCGGGAAAAAAGGCACTCACCGCAAGCTACTTTCTTCTCTCGTTTCGGAAGGATTTGTCCGCGTGAGGGTGAATGGGGAGGTTCGACAACTCGATGAAAATATCGAGTTAGATAAAAATCATACACATAATATAGATATCGTGGTTGATAGGCTGATTAAGAAACCCGATATTCAAGAGCGTTTGGTCGATTCTCTCTCCACTTGTCTGCGGCATTCACAGGGAATTGCGGTTATTGAGGTATTAAATAATACATCCAATAAGGTAAGCGCGTCGCGAAAAGATAGTACGTATATAATAAAGGATGGGGAAAACGCAGTCAATAGCTATGCAGAATTACCGCCAGAATTGATATTTTCGGAGAACTTTGCTTGTCCGGAACATGGCGCGGTGATGGAAGAATTATCGCCGCGTTTGTTTTCTTTTAATTCGCCTTACGGCGCTTGTCCGAACTGTCACGGATTGGGAAGTTTGCGAACATTTTCCCCAGACTTGGTAGTACCAGATCCAAAAGCGCAGGTTGTAGCAGCGATCGCACCTTGGGCGGAAAAGGAAGGTTCTTACTATACTGAATTGCTTTACAGTGTAGGAAAAGCACATGGGTTTGAACTGCACACGCCTTGGCAGCAGTTAACTGCGGAACAGCAACAGGTGATTTTGTACGGTTCCGACCAACCGATTTGGATGCACGATCGCAAAGATTACAGAAAGTATGCCGGGGTAATTTTTATGCTGCAACGGTATTACGATGAAAGTGCATCGGAGTTGCAAAAGCAGAAGTTGGAACAGTATCTTGTCGATCGACCTTGCGAAGTTTGTCAGGGGAAGAGGTTGAAACCGGAAGCGCTATCGGTGAGGTTGGGGCAGTATCGGATATTGGATTTGACGGGAGTTTCGATCGCGGAGTGTAAGGAAAGAATTAACGATTTGAAGTTGAGCGATCGACAAGCGCAAATTGGGGATTTGGTACTGCGGGAAATCAAAGCGAGATTGCAATTTCTCCTCGATGTCGGATTGGATTATCTCAGTTTAGATCGTCCGGCGATGACACTTTCCGGAGGAGAAGCGCAACGCATTCGTCTCGCCACACAAATCGGTTCCGGATTGACTGGCGTCCTCTACGTTTTAGACGAACCCAGTATCGGATTGCATCAAAGAGATAACGGTCGGTTGCTAAAAACTCTCACCAAACTTCGCGATTTGGGAAATACATTAATAGTAGTAGAACACGACGAGGAAACCATTCGCGCCGCCGACCATTTAGTTGATATTGGCCCTAAAGCGGGGATTCACGGTGGGGAAATTGTAGCGCAAGGGAATTTAGAGACATTGTTGGCGGCGGAAGATTCGCTGACGGGTGCATATTTGTCGGGAATGCGAGTCATTGAAACGCCAGCAGAAAGGAGAAAAGGAAATGGGCGATCGCTCATCCTCAAAAATTGCCATCGCAATAACCTTAAATATATAGATGTGGAAGTTCCCCTGGGTAAACTTGTCTGCGTGACTGGCGTTTCCGGTTCGGGAAAATCTACTTTAATTAACGAATTGCTTTATCCAGCTTTGCAACATCACCTGACTCGCAAAGTACCTTTCCCCAAAGAGTTGGATACTGTGAAAGGTTTAGACGAAATCGATAAAGCAATTGTGATCGATCAATCGCCGATCGGTCGCACTCCCCGTTCCAATCCAGCTACCTACACGGGAGTCTTCGATGTCATCCGCGATATCTTTTCCCAAACCATCGAAGCGAAAGCAAGAGGTTACAAACCGGGACAATTTTCGTTCAACGTGAAAGGTGGAAGATGCGAAGCTTGTGGCGGACAAGGGGTGAATGTGATCGAGATGAATTTTCTGCCAGATGTGTACGTGCAATGCGAAGTTTGTAAAGGCGATCGCTACAATCGGGAAACCCTGCAAGTGAAGTACAAGGGAAAGTCGATCGCAGATGTTTTGAATATGACAATTGAGGAAGCTTTGGAAGTATTCCAAAATATTCCCAAAGCAGTCACCCGCTTGCAAACATTAGTCGATGTTGGATTAGGATATATCCGTTTAGGACAACCTGCACCTACCTTATCCGGCGGTGAAGCGCAACGAGTGAAATTAGCAACCGAACTATCTCGTCGCGCCACGGGAAAAACACTCTATTTAATAGATGAACCAACAACAGGTTTATCCTTTTACGATGTTCACAAATTACTGGATGTTTTGCAGCGATTAGTGGATAAAGGCAATTCGATTTTGGTCATCGAACACAACTTAGATGTAATTCGCTGCGCCGATTGGGTAATCGATTTAGGGCCGGAAGGAGGCGATAAGGGAGGAGAGACGATCGCTGTGGGAACACCGGAAGAAGTAGCGGAGTGCGATCGGTCTTATACTGGGGTATATTTGAGGCAGGTGTTGTTGCAACATCCGTCAAAGGTAACTGCTTAG
- a CDS encoding AAA family ATPase, with the protein MEGKRFIRTLRLKNFLSYGSEGETIELQPLNVLIGPNASGKSNLIEAIGLLKATPTDLTVPIRKGGGISDFLWKGERSIPTAEIEAILDNPGNMPIRYKIGFTVVGQRLELVDEAIENETSYPGEKGVYFYYRYQSGYPVLNVKTIASGLAVKATDTRQRHLRREDLIPDQSVLSQRKDPDQYPELTYVGNQFSSIALYRDWHIGRDSDPRMPQKPDLPEHPLLEDGSNLGLVLNNLQYQLGTRQLIEKLKKFYDAAEELTSKIYGGTVQIFIREEGLTQPIPATRLSDGTLRYLFLMALLLDPTPPPLICIEEPEIGLHPDILPTIAEMLIDASQRTQLIVTTHSDALVSALSPESVMVCERDDKGSHLRRLDPERLKKWLEKYTLGDLWRMGEIGGNRW; encoded by the coding sequence ATGGAAGGTAAAAGATTTATCCGCACCCTACGATTAAAAAACTTCCTATCCTACGGAAGTGAGGGTGAAACAATTGAACTACAACCTCTAAATGTTTTGATTGGCCCCAACGCATCTGGTAAGTCGAATTTAATCGAAGCAATTGGACTCCTAAAAGCAACACCTACAGATTTAACTGTTCCTATTCGGAAAGGGGGAGGTATCAGCGATTTTCTTTGGAAAGGTGAAAGGAGTATTCCGACTGCTGAAATTGAAGCTATCTTAGACAACCCAGGAAATATGCCAATACGCTATAAGATTGGTTTCACAGTAGTTGGCCAAAGATTGGAACTTGTAGACGAAGCGATAGAGAATGAAACATCATATCCTGGCGAAAAAGGTGTCTATTTTTACTACCGCTATCAAAGTGGTTATCCAGTTTTAAATGTAAAAACTATAGCTTCAGGTCTAGCGGTTAAAGCAACTGACACCCGTCAACGCCATCTTCGCCGAGAAGATCTCATTCCAGACCAATCTGTTTTGTCTCAAAGAAAAGACCCCGATCAATATCCAGAACTCACTTATGTTGGCAATCAATTTTCTAGTATTGCTTTATATAGAGACTGGCATATAGGACGAGATTCAGATCCCAGGATGCCTCAAAAACCAGACTTACCTGAACATCCTCTACTAGAAGATGGTAGTAACCTTGGACTTGTTTTAAACAACTTACAATACCAACTGGGAACAAGACAACTTATAGAGAAGCTAAAGAAGTTCTACGATGCAGCAGAAGAACTTACAAGCAAGATTTATGGTGGTACAGTTCAAATATTTATTCGTGAAGAAGGTCTAACTCAACCAATTCCTGCAACCCGTCTTTCAGATGGTACATTGCGTTATTTATTCTTAATGGCTTTACTGCTAGATCCAACTCCACCACCACTTATTTGTATTGAGGAACCGGAGATAGGTTTACATCCAGATATTCTACCCACAATTGCTGAAATGTTAATCGACGCATCTCAAAGAACACAATTAATTGTTACCACTCATTCTGATGCTTTGGTTTCCGCTCTTTCCCCTGAGTCAGTAATGGTATGCGAGCGAGATGATAAGGGAAGCCATTTGCGTCGTCTTGACCCCGAACGGCTGAAAAAATGGCTGGAAAAGTATACTCTTGGAGATCTCTGGCGGATGGGTGAAATCGGAGGCAACCGATGGTAA
- a CDS encoding XisH family protein: MPAKDIYHDAVKNALIKDGWTITADPYTIEYEDAELYADLAAEKPIAAELNGRKIIVEIKSFISPSLMRDFENALGQYILYRNLLKLNNQRYEIYLAVRDSIFDTFFQRKSIQAVVKLNEIALIVFSNEREEIVEWIN; the protein is encoded by the coding sequence ATGCCAGCCAAAGATATTTACCATGATGCCGTAAAAAATGCTTTAATTAAAGATGGTTGGACAATTACAGCCGATCCTTATACTATTGAATATGAAGATGCTGAACTATATGCGGATTTAGCTGCTGAGAAACCTATAGCGGCAGAACTAAATGGACGCAAAATAATTGTAGAAATCAAAAGCTTTATTAGTCCTTCACTAATGAGAGATTTTGAAAATGCTTTAGGACAATACATACTATATCGTAATTTACTAAAATTAAACAATCAGAGATATGAAATTTATTTGGCAGTAAGAGACAGTATATTTGATACATTTTTCCAGAGAAAATCTATTCAAGCCGTTGTCAAACTCAATGAAATTGCTTTGATTGTTTTTAGCAATGAAAGAGAGGAGATTGTAGAATGGATAAATTAA
- a CDS encoding sensor histidine kinase, with amino-acid sequence MITFPIRIKWNSIHTKLLATYLALTALGTSLLAGYILLSFYGYFMRSRQADLDAWTTALSESVADSLEENNLERVELTVKRYGAPETVTLRVFSPDGHLLSTSAPDIDYQVSDWFAVPGMKQAFANQTAQGIAKGVLSKDDRLYVARPIVRNGRVLGVLRMSITLQQFQRQFQTIIWTILGTLILTFILCAAISEYLTRSIARPIQSMSNFAIRMGGGNFGDKLNIRQSDEVGQLAVELNRMSARLASLDNERRAFLASVSHELRTPVSNVFVTLEALANGAAEEPELRDRFIKTAQDEIKRLSRLIHDLLDLGRLEAGVTALERQTLKLKSLIDRAVQAMETRMQSHQVGIHLDVAEMVELHGDPERLIQAFLNILDNAIKYSGPNSQVFISVYKEGSQAVVKIRDQGPGINNTDLPYIFEKFYTADPSRKGSGTGLGLAIARRIVEAHGGSIVAQSSSQTKGAIFTIYLPLEMRSAG; translated from the coding sequence ATGATTACTTTTCCAATTCGGATTAAATGGAATTCGATTCACACAAAATTGTTGGCCACATATCTGGCACTGACAGCACTGGGAACTTCCCTGCTAGCGGGTTACATTCTGCTTTCTTTCTACGGTTATTTTATGAGAAGCAGGCAGGCAGATCTAGATGCTTGGACTACTGCGCTGAGCGAAAGTGTAGCTGACTCGCTGGAAGAAAATAATTTAGAGCGGGTGGAATTGACAGTAAAACGCTACGGGGCACCAGAAACAGTTACTCTGCGCGTCTTTTCGCCAGATGGTCACTTACTGTCAACTTCTGCTCCCGATATCGATTATCAGGTAAGCGATTGGTTTGCAGTTCCCGGAATGAAGCAAGCATTTGCAAATCAGACAGCCCAAGGTATTGCCAAAGGCGTGCTGTCAAAAGACGATCGCTTGTACGTGGCGCGTCCTATAGTCCGCAACGGTCGCGTGCTGGGTGTCTTGCGGATGTCGATCACGCTGCAGCAGTTCCAGCGTCAGTTTCAAACAATTATTTGGACGATTTTAGGAACTCTCATTCTCACTTTCATTCTCTGCGCTGCAATTAGTGAATATCTGACTCGGAGTATTGCAAGACCGATCCAGTCCATGAGCAATTTTGCTATTCGGATGGGTGGAGGTAATTTTGGTGACAAATTAAATATCCGTCAAAGCGATGAAGTTGGGCAATTGGCAGTTGAATTGAATCGAATGAGTGCGCGGTTAGCTTCTTTGGATAATGAGCGGCGAGCATTTCTTGCCAGCGTATCGCACGAGCTGCGTACTCCCGTGAGCAATGTGTTTGTGACGCTGGAGGCGCTGGCGAATGGAGCTGCTGAGGAACCGGAACTGCGCGATCGCTTTATCAAAACTGCACAAGATGAGATTAAACGCTTGTCGCGACTAATTCACGACCTTCTCGATCTCGGACGACTGGAAGCAGGCGTAACGGCACTGGAACGGCAAACGCTGAAACTGAAATCCCTGATCGATCGGGCTGTACAAGCGATGGAAACCCGGATGCAATCCCATCAAGTCGGCATACATTTAGATGTTGCGGAGATGGTGGAATTACATGGCGATCCAGAACGTCTTATTCAAGCTTTTTTGAATATACTCGACAATGCGATTAAATATTCAGGGCCAAATTCTCAAGTGTTTATTTCTGTCTATAAAGAAGGCAGTCAAGCAGTTGTAAAAATTAGAGATCAAGGCCCAGGTATTAACAATACCGATCTGCCCTATATTTTTGAAAAGTTTTATACCGCAGATCCCTCGCGCAAAGGCAGCGGTACCGGTTTGGGATTGGCGATCGCACGCCGAATTGTGGAAGCTCATGGCGGCAGTATTGTCGCTCAGAGTTCCAGTCAAACCAAAGGGGCAATATTTACTATTTACCTTCCTTTGGAAATGCGCTCTGCTGGTTAA
- a CDS encoding DUF4276 family protein, whose translation MVKEIRIYIEGGGDSKNTKALLRQGFSAFLNKLVQIARSKGIKWQIIMCGSRNSAFSDFQNALSDHPDAFNVLLVDAEAPVKQTPWKHLKFRDNWDSPGVDDNHCYLMVQTMEAWFIADIDTLKKYYGQGFKENCIPKNPNVESIDKDSLEPNLKKATSDTSKGEYQKIQHASQLLEKLDVAKVRQASPNCDRLFTTLSQIMGGTV comes from the coding sequence ATGGTAAAGGAAATCCGCATTTACATCGAAGGTGGTGGAGATTCAAAGAATACAAAAGCTTTACTTCGTCAAGGATTTAGCGCTTTTTTGAACAAGCTAGTTCAGATTGCACGAAGTAAGGGAATTAAATGGCAAATTATTATGTGTGGTTCTCGTAATAGTGCTTTCAGCGACTTTCAAAATGCGTTATCAGATCATCCAGATGCTTTTAATGTACTGCTGGTAGATGCGGAAGCGCCTGTTAAACAAACGCCTTGGAAACATTTGAAATTTAGGGATAATTGGGATTCACCAGGAGTGGATGATAATCATTGTTATTTAATGGTGCAAACAATGGAAGCATGGTTTATTGCTGACATTGATACTTTAAAGAAATATTATGGTCAAGGTTTTAAAGAAAATTGCATTCCCAAAAATCCCAATGTGGAGAGTATTGATAAAGATAGCTTGGAGCCAAATCTGAAGAAAGCTACCAGCGATACATCTAAGGGTGAATACCAAAAAATTCAACACGCTTCCCAGCTTTTAGAGAAATTGGATGTTGCTAAGGTACGTCAGGCTTCTCCTAATTGCGATCGCCTCTTTACAACCCTTTCTCAAATCATGGGAGGAACAGTCTGA